The following coding sequences lie in one Mucilaginibacter sp. KACC 22773 genomic window:
- the mutL gene encoding DNA mismatch repair endonuclease MutL codes for MSDIIQLLPDAVANQIAAGEVVQRPASAVKELVENAIDAGAGKIQLIIKDAGKSLIQVIDDGCGMSLTDARMCFERHATSKIRKAEDLFAIRTMGFRGEAMASIAAIAQVELKTRRHEDELGTCIFIEGSEVISQEACSANTGTSISIKNLFYNTPARRNFLKSNPVEMRHIIDEFQRVALANPQIFFTLHHDGQEVYHLPGAALKQRIVHLFGNNYNQRLVPVEEDTTIINLRGFVGKPEFARKTRGEQFFFVNYRFIRDAYLNHAVLTAFEELLPDDCYPFYVLFIDIDPSKIDINVHPTKTEIKYQDEKAIYAIIRSAVKRSLGRYNITPSLDFDQENSIEHLITPKPFEEIIAPTISFNPDFNPFAAEKKSSGTREQHPFLRDNNDYRNTPIPNNWDTLYEISKKETNLQQQMHNEKSIAVDEQEVSKPSERQLFQIHNRFILSQIKSGFMLIGQQAAHERILYERFLQQLQHHSGVSQQSLFPQSVTLNGSDFELLRELLPDIKALGFDIREFGKNTVVVDGIPADLSNVDEHELLEHLLEGFKNNMAILKVDKRDNLARSLARNAALKTGTKLSLEEMNQLIDQLFACQSPNQALNGKPVISTFTLAELMERFEK; via the coding sequence ATGTCAGATATAATTCAGCTTTTACCAGATGCCGTTGCCAACCAGATTGCTGCAGGCGAGGTGGTACAACGACCGGCATCGGCGGTAAAAGAATTGGTGGAGAACGCGATTGATGCCGGGGCGGGTAAAATACAGCTCATTATTAAAGATGCCGGAAAATCATTGATACAGGTTATTGACGATGGCTGCGGCATGAGCCTTACCGATGCCCGTATGTGCTTTGAGCGGCATGCTACCTCCAAAATTCGCAAGGCCGAAGATCTGTTCGCCATCCGCACCATGGGCTTCAGGGGCGAGGCCATGGCATCGATAGCCGCTATTGCGCAGGTGGAATTAAAAACCCGCCGACATGAAGATGAGCTGGGTACCTGTATTTTTATTGAAGGATCGGAAGTGATTAGCCAGGAGGCGTGTTCGGCCAATACCGGTACCTCTATATCCATCAAAAACCTGTTTTATAACACACCCGCCCGGCGTAACTTTTTAAAAAGTAACCCGGTAGAAATGCGCCATATTATCGACGAATTTCAACGGGTAGCGCTGGCCAACCCACAAATATTTTTTACCCTGCACCATGATGGTCAGGAAGTTTACCATTTGCCCGGCGCTGCCTTAAAGCAACGCATAGTGCACCTGTTTGGCAATAACTATAATCAGCGCCTGGTGCCGGTTGAGGAAGATACTACCATTATTAACCTGCGTGGTTTTGTTGGCAAACCCGAGTTTGCCCGTAAAACACGGGGCGAGCAATTCTTTTTTGTAAACTACCGCTTTATCCGCGATGCCTATTTGAACCACGCTGTACTTACAGCCTTTGAGGAATTGTTGCCCGATGATTGCTACCCGTTTTATGTGCTGTTTATAGATATCGATCCGTCAAAAATTGATATTAACGTGCATCCTACCAAAACCGAGATTAAGTACCAGGATGAGAAGGCGATTTATGCCATTATCCGGTCGGCGGTAAAACGGTCTTTAGGCAGGTATAACATTACTCCAAGTTTGGATTTTGACCAGGAAAACAGCATCGAACACCTGATAACCCCAAAACCTTTTGAGGAGATTATTGCCCCGACAATTTCCTTTAACCCTGACTTTAACCCCTTTGCTGCCGAGAAAAAATCATCAGGAACACGCGAGCAGCATCCTTTTTTGAGGGATAACAACGATTACCGCAACACCCCTATACCCAATAACTGGGATACGCTGTACGAGATAAGCAAAAAAGAAACCAACCTGCAGCAGCAGATGCACAACGAAAAAAGCATTGCTGTTGATGAGCAGGAGGTAAGCAAACCCAGCGAGCGGCAATTGTTCCAGATTCATAACCGGTTTATTTTATCGCAAATTAAATCGGGCTTTATGCTGATAGGGCAGCAGGCCGCGCATGAGCGCATTTTGTACGAACGCTTTTTACAACAACTGCAGCATCACTCGGGCGTAAGCCAGCAAAGTTTATTTCCACAATCGGTAACACTAAACGGCAGCGATTTTGAGTTATTGAGGGAGCTTTTGCCCGATATTAAGGCCCTCGGCTTTGATATCCGTGAGTTTGGTAAAAACACCGTGGTTGTTGACGGCATACCGGCCGATTTGAGCAATGTTGACGAACACGAACTTTTAGAACATTTATTGGAAGGGTTTAAAAACAATATGGCCATTTTAAAAGTAGATAAGCGGGATAACCTGGCACGGTCATTAGCCCGTAATGCTGCGCTTAAAACCGGCACCAAATTATCATTGGAAGAAATGAACCAGCTTATCGACCAGCTTTTTGCCTGCCAATCGCCTAACCAGGCATTGAACGGTAAGCCCGTAATCAGTACATTTACGCTGGCCGAATTAATGGAACGCTTTGAAAAATAG
- a CDS encoding rhomboid family intramembrane serine protease: MQVLPVYYFNSPFFRPWEIITYMFMHGGFTHIFFNMFALFSFGPILEYAMGSKKFFNLYFLCGIGGVLCNFAVQAYEVHAITGAFTLSHPELQSTFDQYLGGGEKLAAIYYVPTVGASGAIFGLLVAFGMLYPNLELMIMFIPVPIKAKYIIPIYIVIELFMGYEKFSWDPVAHFAHLGGALIGYLMVKIWRLQHN; the protein is encoded by the coding sequence ATGCAGGTTTTACCTGTTTATTATTTTAATTCTCCATTTTTTAGGCCTTGGGAAATAATCACCTACATGTTTATGCACGGCGGTTTTACGCACATCTTTTTCAATATGTTCGCGCTGTTTTCTTTTGGTCCTATCCTGGAATATGCCATGGGATCAAAAAAGTTTTTCAATCTGTATTTTTTATGCGGAATAGGTGGAGTTCTTTGTAATTTTGCAGTTCAGGCCTATGAAGTACATGCCATTACCGGCGCATTTACCTTATCGCATCCAGAGCTTCAGTCAACATTTGATCAATATCTTGGAGGAGGCGAAAAGCTTGCTGCAATTTACTATGTACCAACGGTAGGAGCATCCGGTGCAATATTTGGCTTGCTGGTAGCCTTTGGCATGTTGTATCCGAACCTTGAATTAATGATCATGTTTATACCCGTGCCCATCAAGGCAAAATATATTATACCAATATATATTGTTATAGAGCTATTTATGGGATATGAAAAATTTTCATGGGATCCGGTAGCACACTTTGCCCATCTTGGCGGTGCATTAATTGGTTATCTGATGGTAAAAATTTGGCGATTGCAGCATAACTAA